A genomic region of Eucalyptus grandis isolate ANBG69807.140 chromosome 5, ASM1654582v1, whole genome shotgun sequence contains the following coding sequences:
- the LOC120286174 gene encoding uncharacterized protein LOC120286174: MVRKRDQFWDCAKKEDGKFMCNFCHKTFPGGVSRLKSHLSGIRGGGIDICTEVSEDVRVAAAEAISANPHKRAKAEACSVKTEETLPKMLISKDGVLLDKLLAKFILLNDLDIDIMRRPSFINYVNAVAEHGSSYRLPCCSEVKTKLVPDLKEEIGEQVANVKKSWVRTGCTLISAISCDEDRCFIYFLAYSAEGMVLLKTLEIPKDELTTCALLWEADEQGDTLYSIFQERECIVQYITNTAQKLRNEDIFISNYPNLYQTNCVAFEIHALFKDIYNNIKWIRKVFDQAKVVVAKVHRHDDGILLSMKQLFTNNWELKQSSTTKFYSNYCMLQSIMGVEKELQLLVSSPEWLSLGFEKDESGVEVGEILHSSEFWSEGKEVAHALEPIFQVLCLVDSYSATSGFLYAAVEMAEEAIRQIYETDVHKYQRLWAFSSYGRVISFIQYMLLLLFLTLLTFVARSLKRTMQ, encoded by the coding sequence ATGGTTAGAAAGAGAGATCAATTTTGGGATTGTGCAAAGAAAGAAGATGGCAAATTTATGTGCAATTTCTGCCACAAAACATTTCCCGGCGGTGTTTCAAGACTTAAGTCGCATTTATCTGGAATTAGAGGCGGTGGTATAGACATATGCACCGAGGTCTCTGAAGATGTTCGAGTTGCCGCTGCTGAAGCAATTTCTGCTAATCCTCACAAGAGAGCCAAGGCTGAAGCCTGTTCAGTTAAGACCGAGGAGACTTTGCCAAAAATGCTCATCAGTAAGGATGGCGTTTTACTGGATAAATTGCTCGCTAAGTTCATCCTGTTGAATGATCTCGATATTGATATTATGCGGAGGCCATCCTTCATTAACTATGTGAATGCCGTGGCTGAACATGGTTCTAGTTATAGGTTACCATGTTGTTCGGAAGTCAAAACAAAGTTAGTGCCTGATTTGAAAGAGGAAATTGGAGAGCAAGTGGCAAATGTGAAGAAATCATGGGTTAGAACTGGCTGTACACTCATTTCTGCTATTTCATGTGATGAGGATAGATGCTTCATTTATTTCCTTGCCTATTCTGCTGAAGGGATGGTACTATTGAAGACGTTGGAAATCCCCAAAGATGAGTTAACAACATGCGCTTTGCTGTGGGAGGCTGATGAGCAGGGTGATACTTTATATTCTATCTTTCAAGAAAGGGAATGCATTGTGCAGTACATAACTAACACTGCTCAGAAATTACGTAATGAGGATATCTTCATTAGCAATTATCCCAATTTGTACCAGACTAATTGCGTTGCCTTTGAAATACATGCACTCTTTAAGGATATTTACAATAATATCAAATGGATTAGAAAGGTATTTGATCAAGCAAAAGTGGTTGTCGCTAAAGTTCACAGGCATGATGATGGCATCTTGTTATCAATGAAGCAGTTGTTCACAAACAACTGGGAGTTGAAACAATCATCAACAACCAAATTTTACTCAAACTATTGTATGCTCCAATCAATCATGGGGGTTGAAAAAGAGCTGCAGTTGCTTGTTTCATCACCTGAGTGGCTTTCGTTGGGCTTTGAGAAGGATGAATCAGGCGTAGAAGTGGGTGAAATCCTTCACAGTTCTGAATTTTGGAGTGAAGGGAAAGAAGTCGCGCATGCCTTAGAACCGATATTTCAAGTACTATGTCTAGTTGATAGCTACAGTGCTACTTCTGGGTTCTTGTATGCAGCTGTGGAAATGGCGGAGGAGGCTATTAGACAAATATATGAGACTGATGTACATAAGTATCAGAGATTATGGGCATTTTCAAGCTACGGAAGAGTAATATCATTCATCCAATacatgctgctgctgcttttctTAACCCTGCTTACTTTTGTAGCGAGAAGTTTAAAGAGAACAATGCAATGA